In one window of Pseudoalteromonas espejiana DSM 9414 DNA:
- a CDS encoding TIGR04211 family SH3 domain-containing protein, with protein sequence MLKHCLLGLLLTATTFISQAQEAQTANSTDANSAYIIDNLYTFMRSGAGKNYRLLGSVDAGTKLTLLSKEENGFIKIKDDKDREGWVESKFVSQTPGLHKQYQTLSSEMSTVQNKLRQAQVELPQLQEQNQTLTNQNDLLNQQITELQTTLEQERAQKQAATAKEKRQLLTYGGAIAFIGLFLGIILTVVLSRRKRYEGWA encoded by the coding sequence ATGCTAAAACACTGTTTACTAGGGCTACTTTTAACAGCCACCACGTTTATAAGCCAAGCACAAGAAGCTCAAACAGCCAATTCAACAGATGCAAACTCCGCTTATATCATCGACAACTTATATACTTTTATGCGCTCAGGCGCTGGCAAAAATTACCGTTTGTTAGGCTCTGTAGATGCCGGCACTAAATTAACCTTGTTATCAAAAGAAGAAAACGGCTTTATTAAAATTAAAGACGACAAAGACCGTGAAGGTTGGGTAGAGTCTAAGTTTGTATCGCAAACACCAGGGCTTCATAAGCAATACCAAACGCTCAGCAGCGAAATGAGCACAGTACAAAATAAGCTGCGCCAAGCACAGGTTGAATTACCACAGCTACAAGAGCAAAACCAAACGCTGACCAATCAAAACGATTTACTTAACCAGCAAATTACTGAATTACAAACTACTTTAGAGCAAGAGCGCGCTCAAAAACAAGCGGCTACCGCTAAAGAAAAACGTCAGTTATTAACTTATGGCGGCGCTATTGCCTTTATAGGCCTATTTTTAGGTATTATTTTAACGGTTGTATTGTCGCGTCGTAAACGCTACGAAGGCTGGGCTTAA
- a CDS encoding CYTH and CHAD domain-containing protein — MDTEIELKFLVSDAVVPLIPSLITQFAKTVINKPSRSLQNAYYDTPSRELRALDIGFRTRCADSKCEQTIKLAGEVVGGLHQRPEYNLPIESSRPDLLAFNASIWPHGMQVNAISDNLYPIFSTNFIRRTWLIETQNGAKIEVVLDKGEVAASGKVDIISELEIELVEGSRSELFALADKLVSQNCIRLGLYSKAARGYRLADETPLKPSKSIGFVKLNKHATQEQALIAAMNFGIRFVQKHEQCYFDKPSLKTLKRVTDGISLIRHNFWLFDDIVSKESTEQLRTELKWLLSELAWVENAIQLKTYTSKRHAFYKKINAAPALAQVINDLKELQPSIDDINALFQSARYNRLLLSLTTWLVDKQWRKFWGQTQLQAAEQPVAKIGKRLFNKDWQNLDKLLPKEQTLTAKDYLSLRTQLENSLLSGNCLGALFDKEERLEFRLPWLDISHGMYELSTLEYLKQLCGGQEDEQLAKIQSWLDQKSDFLVSAMEQSRLASFDIEPYWQ; from the coding sequence ATGGATACTGAGATAGAACTGAAGTTTTTGGTATCAGATGCCGTTGTTCCGCTGATCCCCTCGCTCATCACTCAATTTGCTAAAACCGTTATTAATAAGCCTTCTCGTAGTTTACAAAATGCTTATTACGATACACCAAGTCGAGAGCTAAGAGCACTTGATATAGGTTTTAGAACCCGCTGCGCAGACAGTAAATGCGAACAAACAATCAAACTTGCTGGCGAAGTAGTAGGCGGGTTACATCAGCGCCCTGAATATAATCTTCCTATAGAATCAAGCCGCCCAGACTTATTAGCATTTAACGCCTCTATTTGGCCGCATGGCATGCAAGTAAACGCAATTAGCGACAATCTATACCCTATTTTTAGTACCAACTTTATTCGCCGCACATGGCTAATAGAAACTCAAAATGGCGCCAAAATAGAAGTTGTACTTGATAAAGGTGAAGTAGCGGCCTCGGGCAAAGTAGATATTATTAGCGAGCTTGAAATAGAGCTTGTTGAGGGAAGCAGAAGCGAGTTATTTGCTTTGGCAGATAAATTAGTAAGCCAAAACTGTATTCGCCTTGGTTTATATTCAAAGGCAGCACGTGGTTACCGCTTAGCCGATGAAACACCTTTAAAACCGAGTAAATCTATTGGGTTTGTAAAATTAAATAAACATGCCACACAAGAACAAGCACTTATTGCTGCAATGAACTTTGGTATTCGTTTTGTGCAAAAACATGAGCAATGCTATTTTGACAAACCGAGTTTAAAAACGCTTAAACGCGTGACCGATGGCATAAGTTTAATAAGGCATAATTTTTGGCTGTTTGATGACATTGTTTCTAAAGAAAGCACTGAGCAATTAAGAACAGAGCTTAAATGGTTATTAAGCGAACTTGCATGGGTAGAAAATGCGATTCAATTAAAAACTTATACCTCTAAACGCCATGCTTTTTATAAAAAAATAAACGCAGCCCCTGCACTGGCTCAAGTTATTAACGATTTAAAAGAGCTGCAGCCAAGTATTGATGATATTAATGCATTGTTTCAAAGTGCGCGATACAACCGTTTGCTACTTTCGCTGACTACTTGGTTAGTAGATAAACAATGGCGAAAGTTTTGGGGGCAAACTCAATTACAAGCCGCAGAGCAACCGGTGGCTAAAATAGGTAAACGCCTATTTAATAAAGATTGGCAAAACCTAGATAAGCTACTGCCAAAAGAGCAAACCTTAACCGCCAAAGACTACCTAAGTTTACGTACTCAGCTTGAAAATAGCCTACTAAGCGGTAACTGCTTAGGCGCGCTGTTTGATAAAGAAGAGCGCTTAGAGTTTAGATTGCCTTGGCTTGATATTTCACATGGTATGTACGAGTTAAGCACTTTAGAGTATTTAAAGCAGCTTTGTGGTGGCCAAGAAGATGAGCAACTTGCTAAAATTCAAAGCTGGCTTGATCAAAAATCTGACTTTTTAGTTAGCGCCATGGAGCAAAGTCGCTTAGCCTCATTTGATATAGAACCGTACTGGCAATAA
- a CDS encoding phosphate/phosphite/phosphonate ABC transporter substrate-binding protein, protein MKYVVVLLFLLNSSGILAQTFSFGVVPQYEPQKLNTLWQPLLSKITEKTGIKLKLVTVESIPVFEQGFAQGDYDFAYMNPWHSVIAHDKQGYIPIVKDAARHLQGVLVVNKNSNINTLEQLEGAEIAFPAPNALGASLLMRAELALLYGLTIKPIYVQTHSSVYLNVALNSTPAGGGVLGTLNQQPKNLQNKLKVIYKTRKVSRHPIVGHPRVNSKIQAQIQSAIIEIGQNPQQKHLLAGIPIVEPSKASLADYQSLTQWGLRSFYVEN, encoded by the coding sequence ATGAAGTATGTTGTTGTTTTACTTTTTTTATTAAACAGTTCAGGAATACTTGCTCAAACGTTTAGTTTTGGTGTGGTACCGCAATATGAGCCTCAAAAACTAAATACGTTGTGGCAGCCGTTGCTTAGTAAAATAACTGAAAAAACCGGCATTAAGTTAAAGCTGGTGACCGTGGAGTCGATACCTGTTTTTGAACAAGGTTTTGCCCAAGGAGATTATGACTTTGCTTACATGAACCCTTGGCATAGTGTTATAGCTCACGATAAGCAAGGCTATATACCTATTGTTAAAGATGCTGCCCGGCATTTACAAGGTGTATTAGTAGTAAACAAAAACAGCAATATAAACACCTTAGAGCAACTAGAGGGGGCTGAAATTGCTTTTCCTGCACCTAATGCTTTAGGCGCATCCCTATTAATGCGTGCAGAGTTAGCTTTACTTTATGGGTTAACAATTAAACCTATATATGTACAAACACACTCATCGGTTTATTTAAATGTTGCACTTAATTCTACCCCCGCGGGCGGCGGCGTATTAGGCACTTTAAATCAGCAGCCAAAAAACTTACAAAATAAGCTTAAAGTAATTTATAAAACGCGAAAAGTGAGCCGTCACCCAATTGTTGGACACCCACGAGTTAACTCAAAAATACAGGCGCAAATACAAAGCGCTATTATTGAAATAGGGCAAAACCCTCAGCAAAAGCACTTATTAGCAGGGATCCCTATAGTGGAGCCGAGTAAAGCGAGTCTTGCCGACTATCAGTCATTAACACAATGGGGGTTACGCTCGTTTTATGTTGAAAATTAA
- a CDS encoding winged helix-turn-helix transcriptional regulator yields the protein MTSPNRLRLLDRIDLAILDVLQKNGRISNVNLAKQVNLSPSPCLDRVKRLEQEGYIEGYNAKLSEQKLNQSLVAHVQVSLVTSNTAVFKVFKQHILKIDQVVECDMVAGGYDYLLKIRVSDMDEYRQVLGDLVDIPGVGTHHTYMVIEKIKQDPGLRLDF from the coding sequence ATGACAAGTCCAAATAGATTACGCCTGCTTGATCGTATCGATTTAGCAATATTAGACGTTCTTCAAAAGAACGGCAGAATTTCTAATGTTAACCTGGCAAAACAGGTTAATTTAAGTCCAAGCCCGTGCCTTGACCGCGTTAAGCGTTTAGAGCAAGAAGGCTATATAGAAGGGTACAATGCTAAGCTTAGCGAACAAAAGCTGAATCAGAGCTTAGTAGCGCATGTTCAAGTATCTCTTGTTACTTCTAACACGGCGGTATTTAAGGTATTTAAGCAACATATACTTAAAATTGATCAAGTAGTTGAATGCGACATGGTGGCAGGCGGTTACGACTACTTGCTTAAAATTAGAGTGTCAGATATGGACGAGTACCGACAGGTACTAGGTGATTTGGTTGATATTCCGGGAGTAGGGACTCATCATACCTATATGGTGATAGAAAAAATTAAGCAAGACCCAGGGCTGCGTTTAGACTTTTAA
- a CDS encoding ATP-binding protein: protein MLKINWWRSLRVQSFIAVMVFGFLLICLFVFYALPEQARWVNDGLSKAAQRSLQQLSTSITTPLLTRQYAELYEQIDSQLEIQPNWKAIRVVDTATQNQLYPLNEWLRESVAGDVTLKERVEFLDKPLAEITLVVNFETEVNEAAKLHYTLIYIQFFILVIFFIALAWLVDYRITTPLRSLEIAFSKLAKGNFDCRVSVQQKNEIGSVTNSFNKMASEVANSHQKVNALRIQAESASKAKSDFMANMSHELRTPLNAILGLAQLYQYDSNASEIQKENAQSIYQAGEHLLLLINDVLDLTSIESGNLQFNFEHAPVKEMLVNCIELVSELARVELVSLHTHDIDSLEGVYLYVDKRRFKQVLLNLLSNAIKYNKVRGKIDIRCKVDSDTRCNIDIEDTGCGFSQDDILRLFKPFDRLGAETSKTHGTGIGLVITKELIERMQGELKVSSKIDNGSCFKVSFNSFTKDAVVAEHISPTGVEATTINKQALPLIKVLVAEDQLTNQQVLKQQLTMLGVDSTFANNGAQAWQILQSNHFDMLLSDIQMPLLNGLELAKKIRSSKKYDELIIIAVTANIMKDNIEACYACGMNGFITKPVELESLKSLLMEHAKGITNTEKNQIEVKEQTSCTFTQLDMPLLCSMLGNEPQTHCLVFNAFLQTACEQVKLIEAFTHSANYTDLAFQAHGLKSSAKSVAALKLSDICQKIESLAEQKKLDETLFFELEMTFNEVLAQLKIYCNQYEQQE from the coding sequence ATGTTGAAAATTAACTGGTGGCGTAGCCTTAGGGTGCAAAGCTTTATTGCTGTTATGGTGTTTGGCTTTTTATTAATTTGTTTATTTGTTTTTTATGCGCTGCCAGAGCAAGCTCGTTGGGTTAATGATGGCCTCTCTAAAGCGGCGCAGCGTTCGCTACAGCAGCTGTCTACCTCTATTACTACCCCTTTGTTAACTCGCCAATATGCTGAGCTTTACGAACAAATAGACTCACAGCTTGAAATACAGCCTAATTGGAAGGCAATTCGAGTGGTAGACACCGCAACACAAAACCAGTTATACCCTTTAAATGAATGGCTAAGAGAAAGCGTGGCTGGCGATGTAACATTAAAAGAACGCGTTGAGTTTTTAGATAAGCCGCTGGCTGAAATCACATTAGTTGTAAATTTTGAAACAGAAGTAAATGAAGCCGCTAAACTTCACTACACCTTAATTTATATCCAATTTTTTATACTTGTAATCTTTTTTATTGCACTTGCTTGGTTGGTCGACTACAGAATTACAACCCCTTTGCGCTCATTAGAAATTGCGTTTTCTAAGCTTGCCAAGGGTAATTTTGATTGTCGGGTGAGTGTGCAGCAAAAAAATGAGATAGGCAGTGTGACTAACTCTTTCAATAAAATGGCGAGTGAGGTGGCTAATAGTCATCAAAAAGTAAACGCATTAAGAATTCAAGCTGAATCTGCAAGTAAAGCTAAGTCAGACTTTATGGCAAATATGAGTCATGAGTTAAGGACGCCTTTAAACGCAATTTTAGGCCTAGCTCAGCTTTATCAATACGATAGCAATGCTTCTGAGATCCAAAAAGAAAATGCTCAAAGTATTTATCAAGCTGGCGAGCATCTGCTTTTATTAATTAACGACGTATTAGATTTAACCTCTATTGAATCGGGCAATTTGCAATTTAATTTTGAACACGCCCCCGTAAAAGAGATGTTGGTAAATTGTATTGAGCTGGTGTCTGAGCTTGCTAGGGTAGAGTTAGTTTCATTGCATACACATGACATTGATTCGTTAGAAGGGGTGTATTTATATGTAGATAAGCGCCGATTTAAACAAGTACTACTTAACCTACTTTCAAATGCTATTAAATATAACAAAGTACGCGGAAAAATCGATATTCGCTGTAAGGTGGATAGTGATACTCGTTGTAATATTGATATTGAAGATACCGGGTGTGGGTTTTCTCAAGATGATATTTTACGACTATTTAAACCCTTTGATAGGCTGGGAGCTGAGACGAGTAAAACTCATGGTACGGGTATCGGTTTAGTGATCACCAAAGAGTTGATAGAGCGAATGCAAGGTGAGCTGAAAGTAAGCTCTAAAATAGACAATGGGTCTTGCTTTAAAGTCAGCTTTAATAGCTTTACAAAAGACGCAGTAGTAGCAGAGCATATAAGCCCTACTGGCGTTGAAGCAACGACCATAAATAAGCAAGCATTACCTTTAATCAAAGTGCTGGTGGCAGAGGATCAGCTTACTAACCAGCAAGTACTAAAACAACAGCTTACTATGCTTGGGGTCGATTCAACGTTTGCCAATAATGGAGCGCAAGCATGGCAAATACTGCAAAGTAATCATTTTGATATGTTGCTTAGCGATATACAGATGCCATTGTTAAATGGATTAGAGTTGGCAAAAAAAATTCGTAGTAGCAAAAAGTACGACGAACTTATTATTATTGCTGTTACTGCTAATATTATGAAAGATAATATTGAAGCTTGCTACGCTTGCGGTATGAATGGGTTTATAACTAAGCCTGTAGAGCTTGAAAGCTTAAAGTCATTACTAATGGAGCATGCTAAGGGCATAACTAACACTGAAAAGAATCAGATTGAAGTTAAAGAGCAAACCAGTTGTACATTTACCCAATTAGACATGCCTTTACTTTGTTCAATGTTAGGAAATGAACCTCAAACACACTGTTTAGTTTTTAATGCATTTTTACAAACAGCGTGCGAGCAGGTTAAATTAATTGAAGCTTTTACTCATAGCGCTAATTACACAGATTTAGCATTTCAGGCCCATGGCTTAAAGTCATCAGCAAAATCGGTAGCGGCACTAAAGCTAAGTGATATTTGCCAAAAGATAGAAAGCTTAGCAGAGCAAAAAAAATTAGATGAAACATTATTTTTTGAATTAGAAATGACTTTTAACGAGGTG
- the putA gene encoding bifunctional proline dehydrogenase/L-glutamate gamma-semialdehyde dehydrogenase PutA, giving the protein MLFNGDLTTTCPTRQKIRDFYRIDENAVIDHILPLAEVGVKARSRAWERARQIVLNIRKDQDGQSGVDALLNEFSLSSEEGVVLMCLAEALLRVPDKATQDTLIRDKLAKGDWSSHLGSSDSLFVNASSWGLLVTGKMVNYTDKTKEQQFGMLKKTIGRLGEPVIRKSVNFAMKIMGKQFVMGRTIDEAIERAAEKEQKGYVYSYDMLGEGARTMKDAQRYFDSYMNAIHAIGKAANGRGPVKSPGISVKLSAIHPRYEFTHKERVMEEIVPKLKELALAAKKYDIGFTVDAEEADRLDISLDVIEAVFSDEDLGNWQGFGLAVQAYQKRAIFVIEWVTELATRVGRKMMVRLVKGAYWDTEIKTTQQDGLDHYPVFTRKATTDVSYKACAIRMLEARDVLYPQFATHNAYTAATILEVAKGDNTGFEFQRLHGMGESLFDQIVNEEKIQCRVYAPVGQHEDLLAYLVRRLLENGANSSFVNAIVDTTKPVESLLPDPVETLQGLRNKYNTQIKMPIDLYGDERANSKGMDLTDINVITPFKENLESWFNEHLIDQSQVPEGSLAVKNPADHREIIGHVKLQSGDEMKDILANAEAAFETWSQTSVKERANLLRRVADILERHHDELVAICIKEAGKIAQDGIDEVREAVDFCRYYAARAEELSTDERFEARGVILCISPWNFPLAIFLGQVAAAIVTGNTVIAKPAEQTSLIALRAIELMLSVGLPEHVVQPVIARGSEVGKTIVPDERIQAVMFTGSTETGTIISQTLAARNDIQVPLIAETGGQNCMIVDSTALPEQVVDDVISSGFQSAGQRCSALRVMFIQEDVADGIIEMLKGALAELHVGDPSLLSTDVGPVIDEKALKTLNEHVEYLKGNATLHYECKIPDNTENGAYFFAPRLYEIEDLSVLKREVFGPCVHIVRFKANDIDNVIDQINNTGYGLTMGVHSRIEERCEYLAKMSRAGNVYVNRNMIGAIVGVQPFGGRGLSGTGPKAGGPNYLQRLVKEKASPDNVQMTNLTPDELDLHHYSGANEQVQKLMANSMRDEKIWRSTPLNDRVSAVRQLLAKVATVEIIDDLADDLALTLAEARAQLNRLEKHMRKFKTLPGPTGESNTLHLEARGCVVCYADKSTSFNFWALSIITALAAGNTVITVASELFYDEAVAFKDKFISTGVAEGVFQVAKPNQLQAILAHPHLAGAVVAARSSRLGYFSQQLAQRKGAILPVISSEYYDTLIKRLITEKTISIDTTASGGNTSLMTLVEDDE; this is encoded by the coding sequence ATGTTATTCAATGGCGATTTGACAACAACCTGTCCTACAAGACAGAAAATTCGTGATTTTTACCGCATTGACGAAAATGCAGTTATTGATCATATTTTACCACTTGCAGAAGTGGGTGTTAAAGCACGTAGCCGTGCATGGGAAAGAGCTCGCCAAATCGTACTTAATATTCGTAAAGACCAAGACGGTCAAAGCGGTGTTGATGCGCTTTTAAATGAATTCTCACTCTCTAGTGAAGAAGGTGTAGTGTTAATGTGTTTGGCCGAAGCTTTACTTCGTGTACCAGACAAAGCAACCCAAGATACGTTAATTCGTGACAAACTAGCTAAAGGTGATTGGAGTTCTCACTTAGGAAGCAGCGATTCTTTATTCGTAAATGCATCTTCTTGGGGACTATTAGTAACCGGTAAAATGGTTAACTACACAGATAAAACCAAAGAACAACAATTTGGTATGCTTAAAAAGACCATTGGTCGTTTAGGTGAGCCTGTAATTCGCAAATCAGTAAACTTTGCGATGAAAATTATGGGTAAGCAATTCGTAATGGGCCGTACCATTGACGAAGCTATTGAGCGCGCTGCCGAAAAAGAGCAAAAAGGCTATGTATATTCATACGATATGCTAGGCGAAGGCGCACGCACTATGAAAGATGCACAGCGTTACTTCGACAGCTACATGAATGCAATACATGCCATTGGTAAAGCAGCGAATGGCCGAGGCCCAGTTAAAAGCCCTGGTATTTCAGTTAAGCTTTCTGCTATTCACCCGCGCTATGAGTTCACGCATAAAGAGCGCGTGATGGAAGAAATTGTTCCTAAACTTAAAGAACTTGCGCTTGCAGCTAAAAAGTACGACATAGGCTTTACCGTTGATGCTGAAGAAGCTGACCGCTTAGATATTTCTTTAGATGTAATAGAAGCTGTATTTAGCGATGAAGATTTAGGTAACTGGCAAGGGTTTGGTTTAGCTGTTCAGGCTTATCAAAAGCGCGCTATTTTTGTTATAGAGTGGGTAACTGAACTGGCTACCCGCGTAGGCCGTAAAATGATGGTTCGCTTAGTAAAAGGTGCTTACTGGGATACTGAAATCAAAACCACGCAACAAGATGGTTTAGATCACTACCCTGTATTTACCCGTAAAGCGACAACTGACGTATCTTACAAAGCTTGTGCAATTAGAATGCTTGAAGCGCGTGATGTGCTTTACCCGCAATTTGCTACGCACAATGCATACACAGCTGCCACAATTTTAGAAGTAGCTAAAGGCGATAACACTGGCTTTGAATTCCAACGCTTACACGGTATGGGCGAATCTTTATTTGACCAAATCGTAAACGAAGAGAAAATTCAGTGTCGTGTTTACGCACCTGTTGGTCAACACGAAGACTTACTTGCTTATTTAGTACGTCGTTTATTAGAAAATGGCGCTAACTCTTCGTTTGTAAATGCAATTGTAGATACAACTAAACCTGTTGAGTCACTTTTACCAGACCCAGTTGAAACACTGCAAGGCCTTCGTAATAAGTACAACACGCAAATTAAGATGCCAATTGATTTATACGGCGACGAGCGTGCTAACTCTAAAGGCATGGACTTAACAGATATTAACGTTATTACGCCTTTCAAAGAAAACCTTGAAAGCTGGTTTAACGAACATTTAATTGACCAAAGCCAAGTACCTGAAGGCTCTTTGGCTGTTAAAAACCCTGCAGATCACAGAGAAATCATCGGCCACGTTAAATTGCAATCTGGCGATGAGATGAAAGACATACTTGCAAACGCAGAAGCCGCCTTTGAGACTTGGTCACAAACATCAGTAAAAGAGCGTGCAAACTTACTGCGCCGTGTTGCTGATATTTTAGAGCGTCATCATGACGAGCTAGTGGCTATTTGTATTAAAGAAGCCGGTAAAATTGCGCAAGATGGCATAGATGAAGTACGTGAAGCGGTCGATTTTTGCCGTTATTACGCAGCACGTGCAGAAGAGCTTTCTACAGATGAGCGTTTTGAAGCCCGCGGTGTAATTTTATGTATTAGCCCGTGGAACTTCCCGCTTGCTATTTTCTTAGGGCAAGTGGCTGCAGCAATAGTTACTGGTAACACGGTTATTGCAAAACCAGCAGAGCAAACAAGCTTAATTGCGCTTCGTGCTATTGAATTAATGCTTTCTGTAGGTTTGCCTGAGCACGTAGTGCAACCTGTTATTGCTCGTGGCTCTGAAGTTGGTAAAACCATCGTACCTGATGAGCGCATTCAAGCAGTCATGTTTACCGGCTCAACTGAAACTGGCACCATTATTTCTCAAACATTAGCAGCTCGTAACGATATTCAAGTACCGCTAATTGCAGAAACTGGTGGCCAAAACTGTATGATTGTCGATTCAACGGCTCTACCTGAGCAAGTAGTTGACGATGTAATTAGTTCTGGTTTTCAAAGTGCGGGTCAGCGCTGTTCAGCACTGCGCGTTATGTTTATTCAAGAAGACGTGGCTGATGGCATTATCGAAATGCTTAAAGGTGCGCTTGCAGAGCTACACGTTGGCGACCCATCATTACTTTCTACCGATGTAGGCCCTGTAATTGATGAAAAAGCCCTTAAAACCTTGAACGAACACGTTGAGTATTTAAAAGGCAATGCAACACTTCATTATGAGTGTAAGATTCCGGACAATACCGAAAACGGCGCATACTTTTTTGCTCCTCGCTTATACGAAATCGAAGATTTATCAGTACTTAAACGTGAAGTATTTGGCCCATGTGTTCACATTGTTCGCTTTAAAGCGAACGATATAGACAACGTGATTGATCAAATTAACAACACGGGGTATGGCTTAACAATGGGTGTTCATTCACGTATTGAAGAGCGTTGTGAGTACCTAGCTAAAATGTCGCGTGCGGGTAACGTATACGTAAACCGTAATATGATTGGCGCTATTGTTGGTGTGCAGCCATTTGGTGGCCGTGGTTTATCAGGTACTGGCCCTAAAGCCGGTGGCCCTAACTACCTTCAACGTTTAGTGAAAGAAAAAGCATCACCAGATAACGTGCAAATGACTAACCTGACGCCAGATGAGCTTGATTTACACCACTACAGCGGTGCAAATGAGCAAGTTCAAAAGCTAATGGCTAACTCAATGCGCGACGAAAAAATTTGGCGTTCAACTCCATTAAACGACCGTGTATCGGCTGTTCGCCAGTTACTTGCAAAAGTAGCAACGGTAGAGATTATCGACGACTTAGCAGACGATTTAGCGCTAACGCTTGCAGAGGCACGTGCACAATTAAACCGCCTTGAAAAACACATGCGTAAGTTCAAAACTCTGCCGGGGCCAACGGGCGAGTCAAATACTCTTCACCTTGAAGCACGCGGTTGTGTAGTATGTTATGCAGATAAAAGCACCTCGTTTAACTTTTGGGCACTTTCTATTATTACAGCACTAGCAGCGGGTAATACGGTAATTACTGTGGCTTCTGAGCTGTTTTATGATGAAGCGGTAGCCTTTAAAGATAAATTTATCTCTACAGGTGTTGCTGAAGGTGTTTTCCAAGTTGCTAAACCTAACCAGTTACAAGCAATTTTGGCTCACCCACATTTAGCAGGTGCCGTAGTGGCAGCACGTTCTTCTCGTTTAGGCTACTTCAGCCAACAACTTGCACAACGTAAAGGTGCTATTTTACCAGTGATAAGCTCTGAGTATTACGATACCTTAATTAAGCGCTTAATTACTGAAAAAACAATTAGTATTGATACAACTGCATCAGGGGGTAACACTTCATTGATGACACTTGTAGAAGATGATGAATAA